The following proteins come from a genomic window of Sesamum indicum cultivar Zhongzhi No. 13 linkage group LG10, S_indicum_v1.0, whole genome shotgun sequence:
- the LOC105172749 gene encoding mechanosensitive ion channel protein 10 — translation MEKPTSDHVIVLMEDHQNHKNHSITDLSTEAKPPVQPLPTAQNLRRLSFSKPKARFVEFSHPVNQKFVSEPEFEPLKASDSDEESEDDEEEYDEEGQGMQKPKKKKKFKMKWRIVVEWTLFVLISTSLICSLTISTLKNQLKYGLELWRWFLMILVIFSGRLVSEWIIKIVVFFIERNFMLREKVLYFVYGLRKSIQNCVWLGLVLLSWMFIFNAKLHKKNKLLEKVFQALVAVLIGATIWLVKIILVKILASSFHVTTYFDRMKESVFHHYVLDTLSGPPMDEFAYQEAHCRNLGVSKSLPTKLRDSRVLSKSKRLGTRKIDIEKLRKLSMQSTASAWTVKRLVNYVRSFGLTTISKTVDEFGRTESEITSEWEARNCAKRIFKNVAKPGAKYIEEEDLMRFLQRVEIHTIFPLFEGALETGKITKSAFRNWVVRAYYERKSLAHSLNDTKTAVQQLHKLASAIVAVIIIVETLMVMGVASTKIIAFILTQLLLLGFTFQNMCKTVFESIVFVFVMHPFDIGDRCVIDGVQLIVEEMNILTTVFLRYDNEKIYYPNSVLITKPISNFYRSPEMCDTINFTIDSSTPMETIIAFKKAIQTYIESKPKYWNPKHSVIVKEIENVHEMKMALSVQHTINHQNYGDRNVRVTELILELKKMFENLNIKYHLLPQEIHLTQVNWNPPRPFMLPS, via the exons ATGGAGAAACCAACTTCGGATCACGTGATTGTGCTCATGGAAGATCATCAAAACCACAAGAATCACTCAATCACTGACCTATCAACCGAAGCCAAGCCACCAGTGCAGCCACTGCCGACGGCCCAAAACCTACGTCGTCTGAGCTTCTCAAAGCCCAAAGCCCGATTCGTCGAGTTCTCTCACCCCGTCAACCAGAAATTCGTGTCTGAACCCGAATTCGAACCCTTGAAGGCTTCTGACAGTGACGAGGAAAGCGAGGACGATGAGGAGGAGTACGACGAAGAAGGACAGGGAATGCAAAAAcctaagaagaagaagaagttcaAAATGAAGTGGAGGATTGTTGTGGAGTGGACACTCTTTGTATTGATATCCACCAGCTTGATCTGTTCCCTCACAATCTCCACCCTCAAGAACCAGCTCAAATATGGGCTTGAACTGTGGAGATGGTTCTTGATGATCCTAGTCATCTTCAGCGGCCGACTTGTGTCGGAATGGATCATCAAAATCGTGGTCTTCTTCATCGAAAGAAACTTCATGCTACGTGAGAAGGTTTTGTACTTCGTTTATGGACTCCGAAAGAGCATACAAAACTGTGTATGGTTAGGCCTCGTTCTCTTGTCATGGATGTTCATATTCAACGCTAAGTTGCACAAGAAAAACAAGTTGCTCGAGAAGGTGTTTCAGGCCCTGGTGGCGGTCCTCATAGGCGCCACCATTTGGCTCGTCAAGATCATCTTGGTCAAGATCCTGGCATCGTCATTCCACGTGACGACCTACTTTGACCGCATGAAGGAGAGCGTGTTCCACCACTACGTGTTGGACACGCTCTCCGGCCCGCCCATGGACGAGTTTGCATACCAGGAGGCCCATTGTCGGAACCTAGGAGTGTCCAAGTCGCTCCCGACCAAGTTGAGGGACTCCAGGGTTCTGTCCAAGTCCAAAAGACTAGGAACGAGGAAAATAGACATTGAAAAGTTGAGAAAGTTGAGTATGCAGAGCACGGCCTCCGCATGGACCGTTAAGAGGTTGGTGAACTACGTGAGGTCTTTCGGACTAACGACTATCTCAAAGACAGTGGACGAGTTTGGGCGGACCGAATCCGAAATTACTAGTGAATGGGAGGCTAGGAATTGTGCCAAGAGGATCTTCAAGAATGTTGCTAAGCCAGGTGCCAA GTACATTGAGGAGGAAGATCTGATGAGATTCTTGCAGAGAGTTGAGATCCACACCATTTTCCCACTCTTTGAAGGCGCTCTCGAGACTGGCAAGATCACTAAATCTGCCTTCAGAAATTGGGTG GTTCGTGCTTACTATGAACGAAAATCTCTAGCACATTCCTTAAACGACACAAAGACAGCAGTCCAACAGCTCCACAAGCTAGCCAGCGCCATTGTCGCTGTGATTATCATAGTAGAAACCCTAATGGTCATGGGCGTCGCTTCCACCAAGATTATAGCTTTCATCCTCACTCAGTTGCTGCTCCTCGGATTCACCTTCCAAAACATGTGCAAGACCGTCTTCGAGTCCATCGTCTTCGTTTTCGTTATGCATCCGTTTGATATTGGAGATCGCTGTGTGATTGATGGAGTTCAG CTGATCGTAGAAGAGATGAACATATTGACCACGGTTTTCCTTCGTTACGACAACGAGAAAATCTACTACCCTAATTCGGTGTTGATCACCAAGCCCATCAGCAACTTCTACAGAAGCCCGGAAATGTGCGATACCATCAATTTCACCATCGACTCCTCCACGCCAATGGAGACAATAATCGCTTTCAAGAAGGCCATACAAAC GTACATTGAGAGCAAGCCCAAGTACTGGAACCCCAAGCACTCAGTGATAGTGAAGGAAATAGAGAATGTGCACGAGATGAAGATGGCTCTCAGCGTTCAGCACACCATAAACCATCAGAACTACGGGGACAGGAATGTCCGAGTCACGGAACTGATACTGGAGTTGAAGAAGATGTTTGAGAATCTTAACATCAAATATCATCTTCTGCCTCAGGAGATTCATCTCACACAAGTGAATTGGAACCCGCCGAGGCCATTCATGCTGCCCTCCTGA
- the LOC105172747 gene encoding cyclin-dependent kinase F-4-like isoform X1, producing MERYKVIKEVGNGTFGSVWRALSKQSGEVVAIKKMKKKYYSWEECINLREVKSLRKMNHPNIVKLKEVIRENDVLYFVFEYMECNLYQLMKDRAKLFSEAEIRNWCFQVFQGLAYIHQRGYFHRDLKPENLLVSKDIIKIADFGLAREINSQPPFTEYVSTRWYRAPEVLLQSPTYGPPVDMWAMGAIMAELFTLRPLFPGSSEADEIYKICCVIGSPTKSEWSEGLKLASTINYHFPQVAGVHLSVLVPGVSEDAINLIASLCSWNPCKRPTALEVLQHPFFQSCFYVPPSLRPKAAISRTPPSAGTRGVLEQNCGRRYPGSLSNLKPTNRFSSAKPQASLSAGVQRKLDMNNQQDLTKNDKNLKNYVKQQPRYRPPGMNGPPGNMGKTRGVSDAAEKLSNMTVGSVRPLARPSVPPPMKAGGWHGQSDLFLGRSQEVVPGRAYTRKVAG from the exons ATGGAAAG GTACAAGGTGATTAAGGAAGTTGGTAATGGCACTTTCGGAAGTGTCTGGCGAGCTCTAAGCAAGCAATCTGGTGAAGTG GTTGCTATcaaaaagatgaagaaaaaatattactcgTGGGAAGAATGTATAAATCTCAGAGAAGTGAAG TCCCTAAGGAAAATGAACCATCCAAACATAGTAAAGCTCAAGGAAGTTATTAGGGAAAATGATGTCTTGTACTTTGTGTTTGAGTACATG GAATGCAATTTATACCAGCTTATGAAGGACAGGGCAAAACTTTTCTCAGAAGCTGAAATAAGAAACTGGTGCTTCCAAGTATTTCAAGGTCTAGCATACATTCATCAACGTGGATACTTCCACCGTGACCTCAAGCCAG AGAACTTGCTAGTATCAAAggatatcataaaaattgccGACTTTGGACTCGCTCGGGAGATCAATTCTCAACCTCCATTCACTGAATATGTCTCGACCCGCTG GTACCGGGCCCCTGAGGTTCTACTTCAGTCTCCCACATATGGTCCTCCTGTTG ACATGTGGGCAATGGGTGCAATAATGGCTGAACTATTCACACTTCGTCCTCTATTTCCTGGTTCAAG TGAGGCTGATGAGATTTACAAGATATGCTGTGTAATAGGCAGTCCGACCAAGAGTGAATGGTCTGAGGGTCTCAAACTTGCTAGCACTATCAATTACCATTTCCCACAA GTTGCTGGGGTCCATCTTTCTGTGTTGGTTCCAGGTGTTAGTGAGGATGCAATTAATCTTATAGCA TCCCTTTGTTCATGGAATCCATGCAAGAGGCCAACAGCCTTGGAGGTCCTTCAACACCCTTTCTTTCAG AGTTGCTTTTATGTCCCACCATCTCTGCGCCCTAAAGCTGCTATTTCTAGAACACCTCCTTCTG CTGGAACAAGGGGGGTTTTGGAGCAAAATTGTGGTAGGAGATATCCGGGCAGTTTATCAAACTTGAAGCCCACAAACAGATTTTCTTCTGCTAAACCACAAGCTTCTCTGAGTGCAG GTGTTCAAAGGAAGTTGGACATGAATAATCAG CAGGATTTGACTAAAAATGATAAGAACCTGAAGAACTATGTTAAGCAACAGCCAAGGTATCGACCACCTGGAATGAATGGCCCGC CAGGTAACATGGGGAAAACACGTGGAGTATCTGATGCAGCTGAGAAGTTGTCAAACATGACTGTGGGCTCTGTTCGGCCCCTTGCAAGGCCATCTGTGCCTCCACCTATGAAGGCTGGAGGATGGCATGGGCAATCTGATTTATTTCTTGGACGATCTCAAGAAGTTGTTCCTGGAAGAGCTTATACCAGGAAGGTGGCGGGATAA
- the LOC105172747 gene encoding cyclin-dependent kinase F-4-like isoform X2: MERYKVIKEVGNGTFGSVWRALSKQSGEVVAIKKMKKKYYSWEECINLREVKSLRKMNHPNIVKLKEVIRENDVLYFVFEYMECNLYQLMKDRAKLFSEAEIRNWCFQVFQGLAYIHQRGYFHRDLKPENLLVSKDIIKIADFGLAREINSQPPFTEYVSTRWYRAPEVLLQSPTYGPPVDMWAMGAIMAELFTLRPLFPGSSEADEIYKICCVIGSPTKSEWSEGLKLASTINYHFPQVAGVHLSVLVPGVSEDAINLIASLCSWNPCKRPTALEVLQHPFFQSCFYVPPSLRPKAAISRTPPSAGTRGVLEQNCGRRYPGSLSNLKPTNRFSSAKPQASLSAGVQRKLDMNNQDLTKNDKNLKNYVKQQPRYRPPGMNGPPGNMGKTRGVSDAAEKLSNMTVGSVRPLARPSVPPPMKAGGWHGQSDLFLGRSQEVVPGRAYTRKVAG, translated from the exons ATGGAAAG GTACAAGGTGATTAAGGAAGTTGGTAATGGCACTTTCGGAAGTGTCTGGCGAGCTCTAAGCAAGCAATCTGGTGAAGTG GTTGCTATcaaaaagatgaagaaaaaatattactcgTGGGAAGAATGTATAAATCTCAGAGAAGTGAAG TCCCTAAGGAAAATGAACCATCCAAACATAGTAAAGCTCAAGGAAGTTATTAGGGAAAATGATGTCTTGTACTTTGTGTTTGAGTACATG GAATGCAATTTATACCAGCTTATGAAGGACAGGGCAAAACTTTTCTCAGAAGCTGAAATAAGAAACTGGTGCTTCCAAGTATTTCAAGGTCTAGCATACATTCATCAACGTGGATACTTCCACCGTGACCTCAAGCCAG AGAACTTGCTAGTATCAAAggatatcataaaaattgccGACTTTGGACTCGCTCGGGAGATCAATTCTCAACCTCCATTCACTGAATATGTCTCGACCCGCTG GTACCGGGCCCCTGAGGTTCTACTTCAGTCTCCCACATATGGTCCTCCTGTTG ACATGTGGGCAATGGGTGCAATAATGGCTGAACTATTCACACTTCGTCCTCTATTTCCTGGTTCAAG TGAGGCTGATGAGATTTACAAGATATGCTGTGTAATAGGCAGTCCGACCAAGAGTGAATGGTCTGAGGGTCTCAAACTTGCTAGCACTATCAATTACCATTTCCCACAA GTTGCTGGGGTCCATCTTTCTGTGTTGGTTCCAGGTGTTAGTGAGGATGCAATTAATCTTATAGCA TCCCTTTGTTCATGGAATCCATGCAAGAGGCCAACAGCCTTGGAGGTCCTTCAACACCCTTTCTTTCAG AGTTGCTTTTATGTCCCACCATCTCTGCGCCCTAAAGCTGCTATTTCTAGAACACCTCCTTCTG CTGGAACAAGGGGGGTTTTGGAGCAAAATTGTGGTAGGAGATATCCGGGCAGTTTATCAAACTTGAAGCCCACAAACAGATTTTCTTCTGCTAAACCACAAGCTTCTCTGAGTGCAG GTGTTCAAAGGAAGTTGGACATGAATAATCAG GATTTGACTAAAAATGATAAGAACCTGAAGAACTATGTTAAGCAACAGCCAAGGTATCGACCACCTGGAATGAATGGCCCGC CAGGTAACATGGGGAAAACACGTGGAGTATCTGATGCAGCTGAGAAGTTGTCAAACATGACTGTGGGCTCTGTTCGGCCCCTTGCAAGGCCATCTGTGCCTCCACCTATGAAGGCTGGAGGATGGCATGGGCAATCTGATTTATTTCTTGGACGATCTCAAGAAGTTGTTCCTGGAAGAGCTTATACCAGGAAGGTGGCGGGATAA